The sequence ATCCACAGCAGCTCGCGCTTGACCACCCAGGCGGTCAGCGGCAGCAGCCGCTGCAGCGCCATGGTCTCGTAGGCCGACTGGTGCTTGCTCATCACCACCGCGGCGTCGCGCGGCAGGTTCTCGCGGCCGATCACCCGGCCCTTGAGGCCGCAGGTGAGCTCCAGCCAGCGCAGCGCGAACCAGCACCAGTAGCTGATCACGCCGTAGCGCACCTTGTAGGGCAGCGGCAAGGCCAGCATGCAGCCGGCCGCGCACAGCACGGTATTGGCGGCCCAGCCCAGCATGTAGAGGGCCGAGCGCAGCCAGGTGAGGAAATCGCGCAACTCAGTCCTCCCCGGCGTCGATCAGCGCGTCGACCGCTTCGGACAGATCGGCGTAGACCCGCGTGCCGGCCGGCAGGCCGCCCTTGGCCAGCGTCTTCTCGCCCTTGCCGCTGCGCACCAGGATCGGCTGGGCGCCGACCGCGGCGGCGGCCTCGAGGTCGCGCAGGCTGTCGCCGATCACCGGCGTCTCGTCGAGCCGCGCGTCGAAGCGCAGGCCGATGTCGCGGTACATGCCGGGCTTGGGCTTGCGGCAGCCGCATTGCATGTCGGCGGTGTGCGGGCACAGGAAGATCGCGTCGACCCGGCCGCCGACGCCGGCCAGCAGCCGGTGCAGCTTGTCGTGCATGGCGTTCAGCTCGGCCATGCCGAACAGGCCGCGGCCGATGCCCGACTGGTTGGTCGCGACCACCACGCGCCAGCCGGCGTGATTGAGCCGGGCGATCGCTTCGAGGCTGCCGTCGATCGGCACCCATTCGGCGGCCGACTTCACGAAGTCGTCGCGGTCGTGGTTGATGACGCCGTCGCGGTCGAGGATGACGAGTTTCATAAGGGCCGTGAAACGTGAAATGTGAAACGTGAAATGTGATCCACCGCTACGCGGTGCCGGTGAATTGCGGTGCGGCGGCGCCGCACTTACGATGCTCGCCGCAGGCTTGACTTGAGCCGCGGCGCGGCGAACCACGTTTCACCTTTCACGTTTCACCTTTCACCGCATTCCAGAAGCGAAATATCCGCCACCCGGTTCATCAATCCGCTCAGCGCCGCCAGCAGCGCCAGCCGGTTGGCGCGGACCGCCGCGTCGTCGGCCATCACCATCACGCCGTCGAAGAAGGCGTCGACCGGCGCGCGCAGGCCGGCCAGCTTCTTCAGCGCCAGCGTGTAGTCGTGCGCGGCGAAGGCGGCTTCGACCGGCGCCTGCAGGTCGATCAGCGCGCCATGCAGGTCGCGCTCGGCGGCCTCGGCCAGCAACGCCGGATCGATCGCCGGCAGCGCCTCGCCGGGCGCCACGTTCTTCTTGAGGATGTTGCCGATGCGCTTGTTGGCGGCGGCCAGCGCGGCGGCCTCGGGCAGCTGCTTGAACTCGGCCACGGCGGCCAGCTTGCGGCCGATCTCGTCGAGCCGGCTCGGGCCGTCGGCCAGCACCGCCTCGATGTCGCCGGCCGGGTGTTCGGCCGCCAGCAGGTTCTTCAGCCGTTCCTGCATGAAGCCGAACACGCCCTCGACCGTGCCCTCGGCCACCACGCCGGCCGGGAACAGGCCGGCGGCACGCGCCAGCGCGGCGCGCAGGTCCAGCGGCAGGCGATCCTCGACCAGCATGCGCAGCACGCCGAGCGCGGCGCGGCGCAGCGCGAACGGATCCTTGTCGCCGGTCGGCACCAGGCCGATGCCCCAGATGCCGACCAGGGTCTCGAGCTTGTCGGCCAGCGAGACCGCCTGCGCCACCGTGCCGACCGGCAGGCTGTCGCCGGCGAAGCGCGGGTGGTAGTGGCCCTCGATCGCCGCGGCCACGGTGGCGTCGACGCCGTCGTGGCGGGCGTAGTAGGTGCCCATGATGCCTTGCAGCTCGGGGAACTCGCCGACCATGTCGGTCAAGAGGTCGGCCTTGGCCAGCTGGCCGGCGTAGGCCGCCTGGGCCGCGACCGCGGCATCGCCGCTCAATTCGAGCGCGATATGGCTGGACAGCGTGGACAGCCGCTCGATGCGGGCAGCCTGGCTGCCGATCTTGTTGTGGTAGACCACCTGCTCGAAGCGCGGCAGCCGGTTGGCCAGCGCGTGCTTGCGGTCCTGCTCGTAGAAGAAGCGGGCGTCGCTGAGCCGCGCGCGCAGCACCCGGCCGTTGCCGTGGATGATGTGCGAGGGGTCGGCGGTCTCGAGGTTGGAGACGATCAGGTAGCGGTGCGTCAGCTTGCCCTG is a genomic window of Chitinimonas koreensis containing:
- the gmhB gene encoding D-glycero-beta-D-manno-heptose 1,7-bisphosphate 7-phosphatase yields the protein MKLVILDRDGVINHDRDDFVKSAAEWVPIDGSLEAIARLNHAGWRVVVATNQSGIGRGLFGMAELNAMHDKLHRLLAGVGGRVDAIFLCPHTADMQCGCRKPKPGMYRDIGLRFDARLDETPVIGDSLRDLEAAAAVGAQPILVRSGKGEKTLAKGGLPAGTRVYADLSEAVDALIDAGED